In the Nicotiana tabacum cultivar K326 chromosome 16, ASM71507v2, whole genome shotgun sequence genome, one interval contains:
- the LOC142170214 gene encoding uncharacterized protein LOC142170214 — translation MLHQGHLKELLSDQGRVNFARGREQHQSPPKPPFLTRTIQMIIRGGDDASINRVKFNTTHKLKRSITHEWYDELEESIIFDKSDTHSLVFPHYDALVITLRILDTDVRCIMVDNGISACIIYPRVLEQMKLEDKIVPHYITLTDFNNAVERTSREITLPILADGVSLETIFHIMDQDTAYDAIIGQPRIHSMKAISSSLYQVINFPTPWGVFSIRGEQCTSQECYRIAQDYTYTQQMKGKAKKA, via the coding sequence ATGCTTCACCAAGGGCACTTGAAAGAGCTGTTGAGCGACCAAGGAAGGGTCAACTTTGCTCGAGGACGTGAACAGCACCAGAGCCCACCAAAACCACCTTTTCTAACTCGAACCATTCAAATGATCATCAGAGGAGGCGATGACGCATCGATCAACAGAGTAAAGTTTAACACCACCCACAAACTCAAACGGTCGATCACTCATGAATGGtatgatgaactcgaagaaagtatcatctttgataagtcagatacccacAGTTTGGTTTTTCCTCACTATGACgctcttgttatcactttacgCATATTAGATACAGATGTGAGATGCATTATGGTGGACAACGGGATCAGTGCGTGCATTATCTATCCTCGAGTACTTGAACAGatgaaactcgaggataagatagtaccACACTACATCACACTAACCgattttaacaatgcagttgaacgaaCATCTAGAGAAATCACACTCCCCATCCTGGCCGATGGCGTCTCTCTGGAAACCatattccacatcatggaccaggacaCAGCATACGATGCCATAATAGGTCAGCCTCGGATACACTCCATGAAGGCCATCTCCTCTAGCTTGTACCAAGTTATCAATTTTCCCACCCCATGGGGAGTATTCAGCATCCGAGGAGAACAATGCACTTCCCAAGAATGTTATCGCATTGCCCAGGATTATACATACACCCAACAAATGAAGGGCAAAGCCAAAAAGGCATAG